The following are encoded in a window of Acidobacteriota bacterium genomic DNA:
- a CDS encoding ParA family protein, with protein sequence MIVFATYNIKGGVGKTATAVNLAYLSARDGVRTLLWDLDPQGAASFYFRIRPRVEGAGEDLACGRLPAAELVRATDFEDLDLLPADLSYRHLDLALATTAAPAGQLRSLLEPLEAEYERVFIDCAPSISLVSESLFRAADVLLVPTIPTTLSLRTLEQLEDHLERDGPARPPLLLPFFCMVDRRKALHRVIRARARAASPRFLRSEIPYSSVVEQMGVYRAPVPVFARNSAQARAYEELWLEILSRLPPS encoded by the coding sequence GTGATCGTCTTCGCCACCTACAACATCAAGGGCGGTGTCGGCAAGACGGCCACGGCGGTCAACCTGGCCTATCTGTCGGCCCGCGACGGCGTGCGGACGCTTTTGTGGGATCTCGACCCGCAGGGAGCCGCCAGCTTCTACTTCCGGATCCGGCCGCGCGTCGAGGGGGCCGGAGAGGATCTCGCTTGCGGCCGTCTCCCGGCGGCCGAGCTGGTCCGCGCCACCGATTTCGAGGATCTCGACCTCCTCCCGGCCGATCTGTCCTACCGGCACCTCGACCTGGCCCTGGCGACGACCGCGGCCCCGGCCGGCCAGCTTCGTTCCCTTCTCGAACCGCTCGAAGCGGAGTACGAACGCGTCTTCATCGACTGCGCGCCGAGCATCTCGCTGGTGTCGGAGAGCCTGTTCAGGGCGGCGGACGTGCTGCTCGTCCCCACCATCCCCACGACCCTCTCCCTCCGGACGCTCGAGCAGCTCGAGGACCACCTCGAACGCGACGGTCCGGCCCGGCCGCCGCTCCTCCTGCCGTTCTTCTGCATGGTCGACCGCCGGAAGGCGCTTCACCGGGTGATCCGCGCGAGGGCCCGCGCCGCTTCGCCCCGCTTCCTGAGGTCGGAAATCCCCTACTCGAGCGTCGTCGAGCAGATGGGCGTCTACCGGGCGCCCGTCCCGGTCTTCGCCCGTAACAGCGCGCAGGCCCGGGCCTACGAGGAGTTGTGGCTGGAGATCCTCTCCCGGCTCCCGCCCTCCTGA